In Paenibacillus sp. G2S3, a single window of DNA contains:
- a CDS encoding Na(+)/H(+) antiporter subunit C: MELVVALAIGVLFSVGVYLVLSKSLLRILLGTNLITHGVHLLLLTMSGLKTGAPPLLGEKAEAYVDPLPQALILTSIVISFGVTAFFIVLAYRTYRSTGTDDVEGTKEERQ; this comes from the coding sequence ATGGAGCTTGTTGTTGCCTTGGCGATCGGCGTATTGTTTTCCGTAGGGGTTTATCTAGTCCTTTCCAAAAGCTTGCTACGTATCCTACTGGGTACTAATTTAATTACCCATGGTGTTCATTTACTGCTACTGACGATGTCGGGTCTCAAGACAGGTGCTCCACCATTGCTAGGTGAAAAAGCGGAGGCGTACGTAGATCCGTTACCGCAGGCGCTCATTTTGACCTCTATTGTAATTAGTTTTGGAGTAACAGCATTCTTCATTGTTTTGGCATACCGGACTTACCGTTCGACGGGCACGGATGATGTGGAAGGAACCAAGGAGGAGAGACAATGA
- a CDS encoding Na+/H+ antiporter subunit D, translating to MNNLLVLPLLIPAFTAVILIFLKERVDLQRIISAVSVFLNILVAGIIVYQVSTKGIQTLYMGGWLPPYGIVFVADMFAALLVLVGAIVGAACLFFSFASIGEERERFYYYPFFHFLLTGVFGSFLTGDLFNLFVCFEVLLVASYALIVLGGSKGQLRETLKYVLVNVISSSLFVATLAYLYAATGTLNMAHLSMRVAEAGQGGVMNVIAVLLLIVFSIKAGLLLFFWLPDSYSAPPVAVRALFGALLTKVGLYAITRTFTLIFIQEPGLTHSLIAWMAGATMILGAIGALAYNDLGRIFNYNIIISVGFIAFGISVATQDSLNGVVFYLMHDMVAKALLYFLGGMIISASGTDRLKEMGGLIRRYPWTGWMFFVLTLALVGVPPLSGFAGKVMMVRSGFGQNHVALALIALASSFIVLYSLIKVFQQVFWGGEKREEQVKPLHYKAMMAPAAVLFAIVILMGVGAETVNGYVSQAGAVLADPALYINAVMKE from the coding sequence ATGAACAACTTGCTAGTGCTGCCTCTGCTGATTCCGGCCTTTACGGCAGTTATACTGATTTTTCTAAAAGAACGAGTGGATCTGCAACGTATTATCAGTGCCGTCAGTGTGTTTTTAAATATCTTGGTTGCTGGAATCATTGTGTACCAGGTAAGTACAAAGGGCATCCAGACCCTATATATGGGTGGATGGCTTCCACCTTATGGCATTGTGTTTGTTGCCGATATGTTTGCGGCCTTACTTGTGCTAGTCGGTGCTATTGTTGGTGCGGCATGTCTATTTTTTTCCTTCGCCAGCATTGGGGAAGAAAGAGAAAGGTTTTATTACTATCCGTTTTTCCATTTTCTATTAACTGGGGTATTTGGCTCCTTTCTCACCGGAGATTTGTTTAACTTGTTCGTCTGCTTTGAGGTCCTGTTAGTTGCCTCGTACGCTTTAATTGTACTTGGTGGCTCCAAAGGTCAACTGAGAGAGACGTTAAAATATGTATTAGTTAACGTGATTTCCTCTTCCTTGTTCGTAGCGACGCTTGCTTATTTATATGCCGCGACAGGAACGCTGAATATGGCACATCTATCTATGCGCGTGGCAGAGGCTGGACAAGGTGGTGTAATGAACGTCATTGCGGTCCTACTGCTGATCGTATTTTCGATAAAGGCAGGTTTGCTGCTCTTTTTCTGGCTTCCGGATTCATATAGCGCACCACCTGTGGCTGTTAGAGCACTGTTTGGGGCATTGTTAACGAAAGTGGGATTGTATGCAATTACGCGTACCTTTACATTGATTTTTATTCAAGAACCGGGACTCACCCATTCACTGATTGCCTGGATGGCGGGAGCGACGATGATCCTTGGTGCAATCGGTGCACTGGCTTATAACGATTTGGGCCGAATATTTAACTATAATATAATCATCAGCGTTGGATTTATCGCTTTTGGGATTTCTGTCGCGACTCAGGATTCGTTAAATGGTGTAGTGTTTTATTTAATGCATGACATGGTTGCCAAAGCATTATTATATTTCCTGGGCGGGATGATTATCTCAGCATCGGGCACTGACCGCTTAAAAGAAATGGGTGGTTTAATCCGACGCTATCCGTGGACCGGCTGGATGTTCTTCGTACTGACTTTGGCGTTGGTTGGTGTTCCGCCTCTTAGTGGTTTCGCTGGAAAAGTGATGATGGTACGTAGCGGATTTGGACAGAATCATGTGGCTCTGGCACTAATTGCACTTGCATCAAGCTTCATAGTGTTATATTCCTTAATCAAGGTATTCCAGCAGGTATTCTGGGGTGGCGAGAAAAGGGAAGAACAAGTCAAACCGCTTCATTATAAAGCTATGATGGCACCGGCAGCTGTTCTGTTCGCGATTGTAATTCTGATGGGTGTAGGTGCTGAGACGGTAAACGGATATGTCAGCCAAGCCGGAGCCGTACTGGCCGATCCAGCACTATACATTAACGCTGTCATGAAGGAGTAG
- a CDS encoding Na+/H+ antiporter subunit E produces the protein MAFQLLLNFMIAFLWMFLHNDWTGPRFVIGFLLGILILLGMRRFWPRLYLGKVWAIIKLILLLLRELVVSSYVVVKAVLRPELNIRPAILKYTTELKSDWEVATLITMLCLTPGSVVLEVSDDNRTLYIHAMDVDDPAQFRANIRDTFERAILEVTR, from the coding sequence ATGGCTTTTCAACTATTATTGAATTTCATGATAGCATTCCTGTGGATGTTTCTGCACAATGATTGGACTGGGCCACGTTTCGTCATTGGTTTCCTGCTCGGTATACTCATTCTGCTCGGAATGCGACGCTTTTGGCCCAGGTTATATCTTGGAAAAGTGTGGGCGATCATTAAGCTAATCCTGTTGCTGCTGCGGGAGCTGGTCGTTTCTAGTTATGTAGTGGTAAAAGCCGTTTTAAGACCGGAGCTTAATATACGTCCAGCTATCCTCAAATATACTACAGAGCTGAAATCGGATTGGGAAGTGGCAACGTTAATCACGATGCTCTGCCTCACTCCTGGATCGGTAGTGCTTGAAGTGTCGGATGATAATCGGACATTGTATATTCATGCTATGGATGTTGATGACCCTGCACAGTTCAGAGCAAATATACGTGATACCTTTGAGCGAGCGATACTGGAGGTGACCCGCTAA
- a CDS encoding Na(+)/H(+) antiporter subunit F1, which produces MIHFILMLSITIMALAIGVCAWRLVKGPSLPDRVAALDTIGINLLAMVAVLSVFLQTQAFIEIILLIGILSFIGTTAFARYIEKGVVLENGNDQDYR; this is translated from the coding sequence ATGATTCATTTTATTCTTATGCTATCCATTACGATCATGGCTTTAGCTATAGGCGTATGTGCTTGGCGTTTGGTGAAAGGACCTTCTTTACCTGACCGAGTCGCTGCACTAGATACGATTGGAATTAATCTGCTAGCAATGGTGGCCGTGTTATCTGTCTTTCTACAAACGCAGGCTTTTATAGAAATTATTTTGTTGATTGGAATACTTTCCTTTATTGGAACGACAGCCTTTGCCAGATATATCGAAAAGGGAGTGGTGCTAGAAAATGGAAATGATCAAGACTACAGGTGA
- the mnhG gene encoding monovalent cation/H(+) antiporter subunit G → MEMIKTTGELLFALLILIGALLSAVSAIGLIRLPDVYLRSHAAAKSATLGVLCVLVGAFLYFAFFQDHISAKLLLGIVFVFITAPLSAHLTGRSAYRSGVPHWDRRIQDDLKEVLEKEQVIPVTPERDVPQEQS, encoded by the coding sequence ATGGAAATGATCAAGACTACAGGTGAGTTGCTGTTTGCCTTGTTAATTCTTATAGGGGCATTGCTTAGCGCTGTAAGTGCTATTGGTTTGATACGGCTACCTGATGTTTATCTAAGATCTCATGCTGCCGCTAAAAGTGCCACTCTTGGTGTTTTATGTGTCTTGGTTGGGGCATTTCTATATTTTGCATTTTTTCAGGATCATATTAGTGCAAAGCTATTACTAGGGATTGTCTTCGTATTTATAACTGCACCTTTATCCGCCCACCTAACAGGTAGATCGGCGTATCGCTCCGGTGTTCCTCATTGGGATCGAAGAATTCAGGATGATTTAAAAGAGGTGCTGGAGAAAGAGCAAGTTATACCAGTAACCCCTGAACGAGATGTACCTCAAGAACAAAGTTAG
- the ltrA gene encoding group II intron reverse transcriptase/maturase produces MLEQLLSRENLLQALKRVEANKGSHGVDGMSVKSLRKHIVQNWQTLRHAIEEGTYEPSPVRRVEIPKPNGGGVRMLGIPTVTDRMLQQAISQVVTPLFDPQFSEHSYGFRPKRRGHDAVRKAREFMKEGYRFVVDLDLEKFFDRVHHDRLMLKIAEKVKDKKVLLLIRKYLQSGVMENGLVKPTLEGTPQGGPLSPLLTNIVLDELDKELEKRGHRFVRYADDCNIYVKTPRAGERVKASVTGFIEGKLKLKVNQGKSAVDRPWKRKFLGFIFSVDQVPKVRIAQQSLQKAKVRIREITSRKKPMKMEEQIQKLNQYLMGWCGYFSLADTPSSFRDMDKWIRRRLRMCLWKQWKNPRTKVKRLISLGVRKDKADEWGNTRKGYWRIAGSPILSRALNNRYWETNGLKSLMDRYNLLRNIS; encoded by the coding sequence ATGTTGGAGCAGTTGCTGTCACGGGAAAATCTTCTGCAAGCCTTAAAGCGTGTTGAAGCCAATAAAGGAAGCCATGGCGTAGATGGCATGTCCGTAAAATCCTTACGAAAACACATCGTACAAAACTGGCAAACCCTACGGCATGCGATAGAAGAAGGAACCTATGAACCGAGCCCCGTACGACGGGTCGAAATCCCGAAACCGAACGGCGGAGGTGTCCGGATGTTAGGGATACCTACCGTGACAGACCGAATGCTTCAGCAAGCCATTTCGCAGGTGGTAACCCCATTGTTCGATCCACAGTTTTCCGAGCACAGTTATGGATTTCGTCCCAAAAGGCGGGGACATGATGCGGTGAGGAAAGCTAGAGAATTCATGAAAGAAGGATATCGATTCGTAGTCGACCTAGACTTGGAGAAATTCTTTGACCGCGTCCACCATGACCGTCTTATGTTGAAGATTGCGGAGAAAGTGAAGGACAAGAAGGTCCTCTTACTTATTCGTAAATATCTTCAATCGGGCGTGATGGAGAATGGATTAGTAAAGCCGACATTAGAAGGAACGCCGCAAGGGGGGCCCTTGAGTCCGTTATTAACTAATATTGTACTGGACGAACTGGATAAGGAACTGGAGAAACGTGGACACCGATTTGTGCGCTATGCGGACGACTGTAATATCTACGTGAAAACTCCGAGAGCAGGTGAACGAGTCAAAGCATCCGTCACTGGGTTCATTGAGGGAAAGCTAAAACTCAAGGTAAACCAAGGCAAGAGTGCGGTAGACCGCCCCTGGAAACGGAAGTTTCTGGGTTTTATTTTTAGTGTGGACCAAGTGCCAAAGGTGAGGATAGCACAGCAATCCTTGCAGAAAGCGAAGGTTAGAATTCGAGAGATAACCTCTCGAAAGAAGCCGATGAAGATGGAAGAGCAAATCCAGAAACTAAACCAATATCTTATGGGATGGTGTGGGTACTTCTCGCTAGCGGATACACCAAGTAGCTTTCGAGACATGGATAAGTGGATACGAAGAAGGCTAAGAATGTGCCTATGGAAGCAATGGAAGAACCCGAGAACCAAAGTCAAAAGACTAATATCCTTAGGCGTACGCAAGGATAAAGCGGATGAGTGGGGAAATACCCGAAAAGGGTACTGGCGAATTGCAGGGAGTCCAATTTTGTCACGAGCATTGAATAACCGATACTGGGAAACCAATGGACTTAAGAGCTTAATGGACAGATACAACTTACTACGGAATATTTCATGA
- a CDS encoding PilZ domain-containing protein, whose product MNTNRRTEPFRYTLKEPVTLDLHILSINGIQVPSKPVRAVLFNISRTGCHLSLPLNINPENNLVRIGMEMNLTDESIYLEGTLKWNREQQDCFHYGIQLDIPEADIECLPRVLRRLAGEGKILVR is encoded by the coding sequence ATGAACACTAATCGCAGAACTGAACCTTTTCGATACACCCTTAAAGAGCCTGTAACCCTTGATCTTCATATTCTTAGCATTAACGGAATCCAGGTGCCTTCTAAGCCTGTAAGAGCTGTGTTGTTCAACATCAGTCGAACAGGCTGCCACTTATCGTTACCCCTCAACATTAATCCAGAAAATAACCTAGTACGGATTGGTATGGAAATGAATCTTACGGATGAATCTATTTACTTAGAAGGAACCCTGAAATGGAATAGAGAACAGCAGGACTGTTTCCATTACGGTATTCAATTAGACATTCCTGAAGCAGACATTGAGTGTCTTCCAAGGGTGCTACGCAGGCTCGCTGGAGAAGGTAAAATATTGGTTCGTTGA
- a CDS encoding TetR/AcrR family transcriptional regulator → MARPREFDEEKALDAAMQVFWEKGFEATSLSDLTSRMGIQRPSIYSTFGDKKGLFEAALRKYTSSHAANVRNKLQNSSSVKEAFRAFFENMVVKEYGQHPNWGCFCINSMVELSPHDEKFEILTREHQMYLSVIFQETIDRGLRSGELDPAINAKSLAQTLVISLIGLTVFMKSRPERSFVDNSVKEILTLLR, encoded by the coding sequence ATGGCTCGACCACGCGAGTTTGATGAGGAAAAAGCATTGGATGCAGCAATGCAAGTATTTTGGGAAAAAGGGTTCGAGGCTACCTCTTTAAGCGACCTGACATCAAGAATGGGTATTCAGCGGCCTAGCATCTACTCAACCTTCGGAGACAAAAAAGGTCTATTTGAAGCTGCGTTGCGGAAATATACGAGTTCTCATGCTGCCAATGTTCGTAACAAGCTCCAAAACAGTTCTTCTGTTAAAGAGGCTTTCCGTGCCTTTTTCGAAAATATGGTTGTAAAAGAATATGGACAACATCCTAACTGGGGATGCTTTTGCATCAATTCGATGGTTGAGCTTTCACCCCACGATGAGAAATTTGAGATCCTAACTAGAGAACATCAGATGTATCTCTCCGTAATCTTTCAAGAAACGATTGATCGAGGTTTGCGCTCAGGTGAGCTTGATCCCGCTATTAACGCAAAAAGTTTAGCGCAGACACTAGTCATATCATTAATTGGACTTACCGTGTTCATGAAATCTCGTCCTGAAAGATCCTTTGTAGATAATTCTGTAAAAGAAATACTTACATTGTTGCGATAA
- a CDS encoding MFS transporter → MPISLISRNVALLFSIACGIVVANIYYAQPLLDAISNEFGISHSFVGVVITITQIFYALGLLLLVPLGDLLNRRWLIAGQMLLSVLALIVVGTATSSMVLFIGIAVVGFLAVVTQTLVAFAATLAAPVERGRVVGVVTSGIVIGILLARTFAGLLMDLAGWRSVYLVSAVLTLIMACVLFRVLPHYEHKRESLSYLQLIRSMFTLFAQERTLRIRAALAMMIFTAFSILWTSLVLPLSAPPFSLSHTAIGAFGLAGVAGALAAARAGRLADRGLGQKTTGVALILLLISWLPISYVQNSLLALIVGIILLDLAVQAVHVTNQSMILTLRPEARSRLTAGYMIFYSIGSATGSIASTSIYAYFGWNGVSLLGAIVSALALLFWSLTKE, encoded by the coding sequence GTGCCCATATCATTAATTTCTCGTAATGTGGCACTCTTATTTTCCATCGCCTGCGGAATAGTAGTGGCTAACATATATTATGCGCAACCTTTGCTGGACGCTATTTCGAACGAGTTTGGTATTTCTCATTCATTCGTCGGAGTTGTTATTACAATCACTCAAATTTTTTATGCACTTGGACTGTTATTGCTAGTGCCTTTGGGCGATTTATTAAATCGACGTTGGCTGATTGCAGGACAGATGCTGCTATCCGTATTGGCCTTGATTGTTGTTGGTACTGCCACCAGCAGTATGGTGTTATTCATAGGAATAGCAGTGGTTGGGTTTCTTGCTGTAGTGACACAGACGCTCGTTGCGTTCGCGGCAACTTTAGCTGCTCCAGTCGAACGTGGACGTGTCGTTGGTGTTGTGACAAGTGGAATCGTAATTGGTATTCTACTGGCACGAACATTCGCTGGCTTATTAATGGATTTAGCAGGCTGGCGTTCTGTCTACCTTGTTTCTGCGGTATTAACACTAATCATGGCATGTGTATTGTTTCGGGTGCTGCCACATTATGAGCACAAAAGAGAGTCATTATCTTACCTACAGTTGATTCGTTCAATGTTCACATTGTTTGCTCAGGAACGAACCCTTAGAATCCGCGCTGCATTAGCCATGATGATTTTTACTGCTTTCAGTATATTATGGACTTCTCTGGTATTACCGCTCAGCGCCCCACCGTTTTCTCTTTCACATACTGCGATTGGAGCATTTGGTCTCGCAGGTGTTGCAGGGGCGCTAGCGGCAGCGCGAGCAGGTCGCCTCGCCGATCGAGGTTTAGGACAGAAGACCACCGGAGTGGCCTTGATTCTTTTGCTCATATCATGGTTGCCAATAAGTTATGTTCAAAATTCGCTTCTTGCATTAATCGTTGGTATTATCCTTCTTGATCTTGCAGTGCAAGCCGTACATGTCACCAATCAGAGCATGATCCTTACTTTGCGACCAGAGGCACGTAGTAGGCTTACTGCCGGTTACATGATTTTCTATTCCATTGGCAGCGCCACTGGGTCGATCGCATCTACCAGCATCTATGCTTACTTCGGCTGGAACGGAGTGAGTTTGTTAGGTGCAATAGTAAGTGCTCTGGCTCTTCTTTTTTGGTCATTAACAAAGGAGTAA
- a CDS encoding 4-hydroxyphenylacetate 3-hydroxylase N-terminal domain-containing protein — MDNVQEEISLRTLKTIIQLSKEVERVPIKTGDQYIERIDRQNINIWYKGTRIEGPLSKHPAFQGLIQTQAEMYSMQCDERYLAQMTYPSPDTGELVGLSFLPPKSVEDLERRRKMIELWSNRHHGFLGRSPDYMNTAIMSLFTAADILEDLHPKYAENLRKYYAYCRDHDITLSHAFIQPQASKISGQVDATEDSIAAKVVEIKDEGMIVTGAFMMATQGATCDEMLVFPTPSPSLVDDDNPFAFAFAVPNDLPGMTFFCRESYSDPSSYDHPLSSRYEEMDTLVIFDRVLIPHDRIFYYGDEIYCARLFGESHFHTHIGHQIITRYIAKTEFFLGVLESLAEEQNVVLEPFTILPISRILTFLETFRALRLASELGASHDKFGFLVPDKGPLLASTIHFSEFYPKMVEMVQNLSSSGLIMITSESDFSSSAGSYLHQYLKGNVSDARYRNALFRVAWELGAGAFGGRQTQFERLFFGNSETMAWRMYNSYDNHDYFRQIIHEFISPEDPLPNSTTDVVSN, encoded by the coding sequence ATGGACAATGTACAAGAAGAAATATCATTACGTACATTAAAAACAATAATACAGCTTTCCAAAGAGGTGGAACGTGTGCCTATTAAAACAGGTGATCAATACATCGAACGAATCGACCGGCAAAATATCAATATCTGGTACAAAGGAACGCGTATCGAAGGCCCCTTATCCAAGCATCCTGCATTTCAAGGCCTCATACAAACACAAGCCGAAATGTACAGCATGCAGTGTGATGAACGTTATTTAGCGCAGATGACCTACCCTTCGCCTGATACTGGAGAGCTTGTTGGTCTATCTTTTCTCCCACCCAAAAGTGTTGAAGATTTAGAACGTCGAAGAAAAATGATTGAACTTTGGTCAAACAGACATCACGGTTTTTTAGGACGCTCCCCAGATTATATGAATACGGCGATCATGTCTCTGTTTACTGCTGCCGATATCCTTGAGGACCTTCATCCTAAATATGCTGAGAACCTCAGGAAATACTATGCCTACTGCCGAGATCATGACATTACTTTATCCCATGCATTCATCCAGCCTCAAGCAAGTAAAATATCCGGTCAGGTTGATGCTACAGAGGATTCTATCGCTGCTAAAGTTGTAGAAATCAAGGACGAAGGGATGATTGTAACCGGTGCTTTTATGATGGCAACACAAGGGGCTACATGCGATGAAATGCTAGTATTTCCTACTCCTTCACCATCCCTTGTAGATGATGATAATCCCTTCGCATTTGCCTTTGCAGTGCCTAATGATCTGCCTGGGATGACTTTTTTTTGCCGTGAAAGTTACTCCGACCCATCATCTTACGATCATCCCTTAAGTTCTAGATATGAGGAAATGGATACGCTTGTTATATTTGACCGCGTACTCATCCCTCATGATCGTATATTTTATTACGGAGATGAGATCTACTGTGCCCGATTGTTCGGTGAGAGTCACTTTCATACCCATATTGGTCACCAAATCATCACCCGCTATATTGCAAAGACTGAGTTCTTTCTTGGTGTACTAGAGTCTTTAGCGGAAGAACAAAATGTCGTCCTTGAGCCCTTCACTATTCTGCCTATTTCAAGAATACTAACGTTTCTAGAAACATTCAGGGCGTTAAGACTGGCTTCTGAATTAGGGGCATCCCATGATAAATTTGGATTTCTTGTTCCCGATAAAGGCCCCCTTCTAGCTTCAACCATTCACTTTTCAGAGTTTTATCCGAAGATGGTTGAAATGGTTCAAAATCTCAGTTCAAGCGGGCTTATCATGATCACCTCTGAATCGGACTTCAGTTCAAGTGCCGGTTCATACCTCCATCAGTATTTGAAGGGTAATGTCTCGGATGCTCGGTACCGAAATGCCTTATTCCGGGTCGCATGGGAACTAGGAGCGGGTGCATTCGGTGGCCGCCAAACCCAATTTGAGCGGTTATTTTTTGGGAATTCAGAAACAATGGCCTGGCGTATGTACAATAGCTACGATAATCACGATTACTTCCGTCAAATCATTCACGAATTCATTTCACCAGAAGACCCCCTCCCTAATTCAACAACAGATGTAGTTTCTAATTGA
- a CDS encoding BlaI/MecI/CopY family transcriptional regulator — MSTEIPKISDAEWEVMKVLWTGAPRTAGEIVEALEGSRDWNPKTVRTLIKRLTEKGAVGYNQTGRVYTYYPLVREEECVQTETQSFLKRIYGGTLRPMLVNFLQDEKLSREDIEELKRILDERKD, encoded by the coding sequence ATGTCTACGGAAATTCCAAAAATCTCGGATGCCGAGTGGGAAGTAATGAAGGTGCTGTGGACTGGAGCTCCGCGCACGGCAGGAGAGATTGTTGAAGCTCTGGAGGGCAGCCGGGATTGGAACCCTAAGACGGTACGGACGCTGATTAAGCGCCTGACAGAGAAAGGGGCCGTCGGTTACAACCAGACAGGAAGGGTGTATACGTATTACCCACTGGTGCGGGAAGAGGAATGCGTCCAAACAGAGACACAATCTTTTCTTAAGCGGATCTACGGTGGAACGCTACGCCCGATGCTGGTCAACTTTTTACAGGATGAGAAGTTGTCCCGAGAAGATATTGAAGAATTGAAGAGAATTTTGGATGAGCGAAAGGACTGA
- a CDS encoding M56 family metallopeptidase, producing the protein MLEAAYNLFVKILSLSAMASVLALLILATRCLFKNHLKPTWTYLLWMPLIVRLAIPWTPESTFSIFNLLSLEKEAAQTTYIPSAQTYVGGLPVPGMNIQELDSTTVAEKTGTGTLKQAAASESMTQVTPKISDPSETSNAGWTPMHLLVLVWLSGVVAVLGLSVREQLRFAARVRWEPEIHSADILLLFESCQREMQMWLPVKLIETKQIAVPTLLGVMRPKLLLPITMLHTLEANELRHIFLHELAHVKRRDISLNLLTALLLALHWFNPFLWYAVTQMKRDQEVACDALALKHLASEHHKDYARTLLKLLETLTGPIRVAGAAGISSSKKEMERRIAMITRHKKNTTKNTLLGLAVIMVLSGCTLTGAKLSSTSAPEKSVVIPSSSQAKDTPAIDSKGTLLAEKNGITVTAKPTAEHALLHEVTIDVRGEVSRTFLWDAAEDETRPPSIEEADLNGDGTKEIFIRITTGTGTGLSMSEIHVLKPVTLEELVVEDPVEALNRRLKSSITHRNNHTYVSAELDGKHLTKVYDYTEGAWGEKIGFGAVVSYELVGDRIVARLAGAASISEFPLEVIVVYGKELTIESAQMYYGSFISPPLSEQDIKSLLEKKLPASGWTFAKEGDQYRIDFMDPPDGVGEGLSYKINPLTGTVHDVTSGSPVRSLVNREAIDLWDISNGTEYQKELYKLLQPIFDTEGFESTDVDWISGFIGDGYLFSNVRQGGREFTIKVDVFTGQWEEIADPYK; encoded by the coding sequence TTGCTGGAAGCTGCATACAATCTGTTCGTTAAGATATTGTCACTATCCGCTATGGCGAGCGTGCTGGCTTTGCTGATCCTGGCGACCCGGTGTTTATTTAAGAATCATTTGAAACCGACCTGGACGTATCTTCTGTGGATGCCGCTGATCGTAAGGTTAGCCATACCTTGGACACCAGAAAGTACGTTCAGTATTTTTAATTTGTTGTCGCTGGAGAAAGAAGCAGCTCAGACTACCTATATTCCTTCTGCGCAGACGTATGTAGGTGGTTTGCCTGTGCCCGGGATGAACATTCAAGAGCTGGACTCGACCACGGTCGCTGAAAAAACAGGAACAGGAACTTTAAAGCAAGCTGCGGCATCAGAGAGTATGACACAGGTGACTCCGAAAATATCCGATCCTTCTGAGACGTCAAATGCAGGTTGGACGCCGATGCATTTGCTGGTTCTGGTGTGGCTTAGCGGAGTAGTGGCGGTGCTGGGACTGTCCGTTCGTGAGCAATTGAGATTCGCGGCACGGGTTCGTTGGGAACCGGAGATTCATTCCGCAGATATCCTGCTGCTGTTCGAAAGCTGCCAGCGGGAGATGCAGATGTGGCTCCCGGTGAAGCTGATCGAGACGAAGCAGATTGCTGTTCCAACATTGCTTGGCGTTATGCGCCCCAAGCTGCTGCTGCCGATAACCATGTTGCACACGCTGGAGGCAAACGAACTGCGCCATATATTTCTGCATGAGCTGGCGCATGTGAAACGTCGTGATATTTCACTGAATCTGTTGACAGCTCTGCTGCTGGCCTTACATTGGTTCAACCCGTTTCTTTGGTATGCCGTTACCCAAATGAAACGGGATCAAGAGGTTGCCTGTGATGCGCTGGCTTTAAAGCATCTTGCATCGGAGCACCACAAAGACTACGCACGGACTCTTCTTAAACTATTGGAAACATTGACTGGTCCAATCCGAGTGGCTGGTGCAGCCGGCATTTCAAGCAGCAAAAAGGAAATGGAAAGAAGGATAGCCATGATCACCAGGCATAAAAAAAACACAACAAAAAACACGTTGTTAGGCCTAGCTGTAATTATGGTTTTAAGTGGCTGTACCTTGACAGGGGCAAAGCTGAGTTCTACATCAGCGCCTGAGAAGAGTGTTGTTATCCCGTCATCTTCTCAGGCTAAAGATACACCTGCAATCGATTCTAAAGGAACCCTATTAGCGGAGAAGAACGGAATTACTGTAACTGCAAAGCCCACGGCTGAGCATGCACTTTTGCATGAAGTCACGATAGATGTACGTGGTGAAGTTAGCAGAACGTTTTTGTGGGATGCCGCTGAAGATGAAACGCGGCCTCCCTCCATTGAAGAAGCGGATCTTAATGGGGATGGTACTAAAGAAATCTTTATTCGTATTACTACCGGCACTGGAACAGGGCTCTCAATGAGTGAGATTCATGTGCTCAAGCCTGTCACTCTGGAAGAGCTTGTGGTAGAGGATCCGGTCGAGGCGCTAAATCGGAGGCTGAAATCCTCCATTACACACCGGAATAACCACACCTACGTATCCGCTGAACTAGACGGTAAGCATTTGACTAAAGTATATGATTACACTGAAGGAGCTTGGGGCGAGAAGATTGGTTTTGGCGCCGTAGTTTCGTATGAACTGGTAGGAGATCGTATTGTAGCCCGTTTGGCAGGTGCAGCATCCATCTCTGAGTTTCCGCTTGAAGTTATTGTCGTTTACGGCAAGGAACTGACCATTGAGAGCGCACAGATGTACTATGGCTCGTTTATTTCTCCTCCGCTTAGTGAACAGGATATTAAGTCCTTACTGGAAAAAAAGCTCCCTGCTAGCGGCTGGACTTTTGCTAAAGAAGGCGATCAATACAGGATTGATTTTATGGATCCACCGGATGGCGTAGGGGAAGGCCTTAGCTATAAAATTAATCCGCTTACCGGAACGGTTCATGATGTAACTTCTGGCAGTCCAGTAAGAAGCCTTGTGAATCGAGAAGCAATAGATCTGTGGGACATATCTAACGGTACGGAATACCAGAAGGAGCTGTATAAGTTACTTCAGCCAATCTTTGATACAGAAGGCTTCGAGTCAACAGATGTGGATTGGATTTCCGGCTTTATTGGAGATGGTTATTTGTTCAGTAATGTTAGGCAAGGCGGCAGGGAGTTCACGATAAAAGTGGATGTCTTCACCGGTCAATGGGAAGAGATTGCAGACCCGTATAAATAG